A single region of the Triplophysa dalaica isolate WHDGS20190420 chromosome 15, ASM1584641v1, whole genome shotgun sequence genome encodes:
- the LOC130437028 gene encoding uncharacterized protein LOC130437028, whose amino-acid sequence MLQVNIEGKNTPMMIDTGATYTCISSSHASHLPMSGKFTKTVGFSGQTQLIPITAPVRLRTKDKEVTLPILVSEQTPVNLLGRDALCKLKLQISCSPEGIYISSKGVRQMVVTAPQANAYWIGDLEEEVGKTVQKWEKFVKQQLRDPKLPELEFHCTMIYDPLRRVDIEKKWLQETKDKKVPLISQHIIVGPQGAALQVDRNDFIKEWFQIPNSVPHITLYLEQGSENKEIGPMMKKAKGIQWKSTDNPLIFISADKHFMKIACATIMQGTPREVEVNNQRNMSSEIILKKEMKQTELIEEMEQLVPEKLWSKHDTDVGLIKSASPIVIKTKSGAKLPHKYQYPLKPEAIKGIRGTIEGLTTAGVLFETSSPCNTPILPVTKADKAKWRLVHDLRAVNDIVEDWPAEVPNPHTLLTNVPPDAKYFTVIDLCSAFFSIPLAESSRHLFAFTYEGKQISYTRVPQGFRHSPHIFNQLLKADLEDLVLDSTLLQYVDDLLICAPTLEQCHRDSIKVLTKLAEGGHKASKTKLQYCLPQVEYLGRIIAYKTKAISQSQLEGISKVPLPQTVGHMMTFLGMTGFSSDWIEDYAIKTAPLRALMKQAGQQNLRTTLTWNNDAKIAFESIKRELQSAPALTSPDYTKPFHLYVANRKEGYASAVLMQETCKGRGKQPIAFYSTKLDSVAQGYPPCYQGLAAVYYAYEKASTLTMGYPVIIYAHHKVVEMLEQGRFVLTQARTLAYSALLTYPDVTLKYCATVNPANYIPLDNEGTPHDCVSESLAFTRLRPDLESTPILNAAADYFVDGSCFRDHLGNHAGFAVVKREGNEFLPVISQQCEQPCSAQLAELKALTTACQLAKGQVVNIYTDSAYAHGVCHLYGAVWKQRGFRKSDGSPIQHAEQIVQLISAMMQPKLLGIIKCQAHKKGNDFVIQGNNAADAEARKASGCQVAVMAPMVLIQPEPRITDLARIQEQASAVEQSVWQQRGATRDVNGVWRSHEGLIIAPHVLLTVLISETHGFDHCGRNEILRKIKQQGYWSPYLQATVDDFLIGCDICAQNNVRKGTSAPIGHIPVPEGPFKHLVMDYVDMIKSVRGKRYMLVIIDRFSRWVEAVPSSDQGSGTVIKFLTREVIPRFGIPSEISSDNGSSFIQRTVKTVLQQLRIKQRLGCVYHPQSQGMVEKANGTLKAKISKICADTKLNWVDALPLALMNYRMQTNRTTNLTPHEMLTGRPMPVPYLRGPYDGPPLEQLQVELRTYMRQLTAIHEAISSQEQRRGPREDEEAPCAIVPGDKVYLRVFRRKWNEPRREGPYTVTRATPTAVQVEGSTTWYHLNHCTRVPQLRRRDPEQPDEEAEDLSETSDEGQSQDDSQRTPEGIPESAPETPRATEGPEQLPQHEPEQRTQQEEPHQEPEPAQSEHASQPEQESDEPRQSTEQRHPEEHAIRTLYDPDIHGEHSAARDSRHRPEPDTTPTATGAGEPRPGPGREGDAGPYGHGTTLDELGADHTTDREFASPELSDEQLLAEEFPTIDLSALEWTPYEFNM is encoded by the coding sequence ATGCTGCAGGTCAATATTGAAGGCAAGAACACACCAATGATGATAGACACTGGAGCAACTTATACCTGTATAAGTTCAAGTCATGCCTCACACCTCCCCATGTCTGGCAAGTTCACAAAGACAGTAGGATTTTCCGGGCAAACGCAGCTAATTCCAATAACGGCTCCAGTGCGTCTGAGGACAAAGGACAAAGAAGTAACTCTGCCTATTTTAGTATCAGAGCAGACCCCTGTTAATCTGCTAGGGAGGGACGCCCTATGTAAACTAAAGCTACAAATATCATGTTCCCCTGAAGGTATTTACATAAGCAGCAAGGGAGTTAGGCAAATGGTAGTCACAGCCCCCCAGGCCAATGCCTACTGGATAGGAGATTTAGAGGAAGAGGTAGGAAAGACAGTGCAAAAAtgggaaaagtttgttaaacAACAACTAAGAGATCCTAAGCTACCTGAATTAGAATTCCACTGTACCATGATATATGACCCACTGAGAAGAGTAGACATAGAGAAAAAGTGGTTgcaagaaacaaaagacaagaaaGTTCCCCTCATTTCACAGCACATAATTGTAGGACCACAAGGAGCGGCATTACAAGTTGACAggaatgattttattaaagaatggtTCCAGATCCCAAATTCAGTCCCccatataacattatatttagagCAGGGAagtgagaacaaagaaataggCCCAATGATGAAGAAAGCCAAGGGAATACAatggaaaagcacagacaaccccttaatttttatttcagcagataaacatttcatgaaaattgCATGTGCAACAATTATGCAGGGAACTCCTAGAGAGGTGGAAGTCAATAATCAGAGAAACATGAGTTCGGAAATCATCCtaaaaaaagagatgaaacaaACGGAGCTAATTGAAGAAATGGAGCAATTAGTTCCGGAAAAATTGTGGTCAAAACATGACACAGATGTTGGGCTGATAAAATCTGCTAGCCCTATAGTCATTAAGACAAAATCAGGGGCTAAGTTGCCACACAAGTACCAATATCCCTTAAAACCTGAGGCAATAAAAGGCATCAGAGGTACTATAGAAGGACTAACCACAGCAGGAGTGCTGTTTGAGACATCCAGTCCTTGTAACACCCCTATATTGCCAGTTACCAAAGCGGATAAAGCAAAATGGCGCTTGGTGCATGATTTAAGGGCAGTCAATGACATAGTAGAAGATTGGCCAGCAGAAGTTCCGAATCCTCACACCCTGCTTACAAATGTGCCGCCTGATGCTAAGTATTTTACAGTGATTGATCTGTGCTCTGCCTTTTTCAGCATTCCATTGGCAGAGAGCAGCAGGCATTTGTTTGCCTTTACTTATGAGGGGAAGCAAATATCCTATACAAGGGTCCCTCAAGGGTTCCGCCATAGCCCTCACATATTTAATCAGCTGTTAAAAGCTGATCTGGAAGATCTAGTACTGGACAGTACACTTCTCCAGTATGTGGATGACTTGTTGATCTGTGCCCCTACACTTGAGCAATGCCACAGAGATTCCATTAAGGTTCTGACTAAATTGGCAGAAGGAGGACATAAAGCCTCCAAGACAAAGCTGCAGTATTGTCTTCCCCAGGTAGAATACTTGGGAAGAATAATTGCATATAAAACCAAAGCAATATCACAAAGTCAATTGGAAGGAATTAGCAAAGTGCCGCTTCCACAGACTGTTGGTCATATGATGACATTCCTGGGCATGACTGGATTCAGCTCAGATTGGATAGAGGATTATGCAATCAAAACTGCCCCATTAAGAGCCTTAATGAAACAGGCAGGGCAGCAAAATCTGAGAACCACACTAACATGGAATAATGATGCGAAAATAGCATTTGAATCCATTAAAAGAGAACTGCAAAGTGCTCCAGCTCTCACAAGTCCTGACTATACAAAACCCTTTCACCTCTATGTAGCTAACAGAAAAGAGGGATATGCCTCTGCAGTATTGATGCAGGAGACTTGTAAGGGGAGGGGAAAACAGCCCATTGCCTTTTATAGTACAAAGTTGGACAGTGTAGCACAGGGGTATCCTCCTTGTTATCAAGGACTTGCAGCTGTATATTATGCTTATGAGAAGGCTTCTACTTTGACCATGGGATACCCTGTGATAATATATGCACATCACAAGGTGGTTGAAATGTTGGAACAAGGTAGATTTGTTTTAACACAGGCCAGAACCCTGGCATATTCAGCTCTTTTGACATATCCTgatgtaacattaaaatattgtgcTACTGTAAACCCAGCAAATTACATACCTCTGGATAATGAAGGCACGCCACATGATTGTGTGTCTGAATCGTTGGCGTTTACCCGTCTTAGACCAGATTTAGAGTCTACGCCCATACTAAATGCGGCGGCTGATTACTTTGTAGATGGCTCCTGCTTCAGAGACCATTTAGGAAATCATGCTGGTTTTGCTGTGGTCAAACGAGAAGGAAATGAATTTCTTCCTGTAATTTCTCAGCAGTGTGAACAGCCATGTTCAGCACAACTGGCTGAGTTGAAAGCCTTGACCACAGCTTGCCAGCTAGCAAAGGGGCaagttgtaaatatttatacagactCTGCATATGCTCATGGAGTTTGTCATCTTTATGGAGCAGTTTGGAAACAAAGAGGGTTCAGGAAAAGTGATGGTTCCCCAATACAGCATGCTGAGCAGATAGTACAGTTAATTTCAGCTATGATGCAACCTAAACTCTTGGGTATTATTAAGTGCCAAGCTCACAAAAAGGGAAATGACTTTGTAATACAAGGAAATAATGCTGCCGACGCAGAGGCCAGAAAAGCCTCAGGGTGCCAAGTTGCTGTAATGGCCCCCATGGTGTTAATACAACCCGAGCCCCGAATTACAGACCTTGCTCGCATACAAGAGCAGGCAAGTGCTGTTGAACAATCAGTATGGCAGCAAAGGGGGGCCACAAGAGATGTAAATGGAGTATGGCGATCTCATGAAGGACTAATCATTGCACCACATGTTCTATTGACTGTGTTAATTTCTGAGACACATGGATTTGATCATTGCGGTCGAAATGAGATACTGAGAAAAATCAAGCAACAAGGATATTGGTCACCTTATTTGCAAGCGACAGTGGATGATTTTCTAATAGGGTGTGATATTTGTGCTCAGAACAATGTGAGAAAAGGGACTTCAGCACCTATAGGACACATCCCTGTACCCGAGGGACCTTTTAAACACTTGGTAATGGATTATGTCGACATGATCAAGTCAGTCAGAGGGAAGAGATACATGTTGGTGATAATAGATAGATTCAGCAGATGGGTGGAAGCTGTGCCATCATCAGACCAGGGCTCTGGGACTGTGATAAAGTTTTTGACGAGAGAAGTGATTCCCAGGTTTGGAATTCCCTCTGAGATCAGTTCGGACAACGGCTCCTCATTTATTCAAAGAACTGTAAAAACTGTCTTGCAACAGTTGCGAATAAAACAGCGGCTAGGGTGTGTCTACCATCCCCAATCTCAAGGAATGGTTGAGAAGGCAAACGGAACCTTAAAAGCAAAGATTAGCAAAATCTGTGCAGACACCAAGTTGAACTGGGTAGATGCCCTACCTCTGGCACTAATGAACTATCGCATGCAAACTAACAGGACTACAAATTTGACACCACATGAGATGCTCACGGGTAGGCCTATGCCGGTGCCCTACTTAAGAGGCCCATATGATGGACCGCCTTTGGAACAGCTGCAAGTTGAGTTAAGAACTTACATGAGACAATTAACTGCTATACATGAGGCTATATCTTCACAGGAGCAACGGCGAGGGCCTAGAGAGGACGAAGAAGCTCCATGTGCAATCGTACCAGGAGACAAAGTGTATCTAAGAGTCTTCAGAAGAAAATGGAATGAGCCAAGACGAGAGGGGCCCTACACAGTCACAAGAGCAACACCAACGGCAGTACAAGTGGAGGGGAGTACTACCTGGTACCATCTGAATCACTGCACCAGAGTACCACAACTGCGACGGCGAGATCCTGAGCAACCTGACGAGGAAGCCGAGGACCTATCGGAGACTTCAGACGAAGGTCAGAGCCAAGATGATAGTCAGAGAACCCCTGAGGGGATTCCAGAGTCCGCGCCAGAGACGCCGAGGGCAACTGAGGGACCGGAGCAGCTCCCACAGCACGAGCCAGAGCAGAGGACACAGCAGGAGGAGCCACACCAGGAGCCAGAGCCGGCACAGTCAGAGCACGCATCACAGCCAGAGCAGGAGTCCGACGAGCCAAGACAGAGCACAGAACAGAGACACCCGGAGGAACATGCTATCAGGACTTTATACGATCCTGACATACATGGGGAACATAGTGCAGCTCGAGATAGCCGCCATAGACCAGAACCAGACACCACCCCAACCGCAACAGGCGCCGGTGAACCACGGCCGGGCCCAGGTCGGGAGGGAGATGCAGGACCTTATGGTCACGGTACTACTCTTGATGAGCTTGGTGCAGACCATACCACAGACCGAGAGTTTGCCAGCCCAGAATTATCCGACGAACAACTACTGGCAGAAGAGTTCCCAACAATTGACTTGTCAGCACTTGAATGGACACCCTACGAGTTCAACATGTGA
- the LOC130436731 gene encoding uncharacterized protein LOC130436731: MSSTPVDLLGSRYPVCKNSIERISKKWAARTKNLRTIWPENGTFDVTVCEEMEGLIKNYKPKDSSKKREEKRKLEQEVLNLFRNEGVNFLKNMRKIREVLKKDDEKNEENFEKMTQPPPYEPPSQKLEKIQTSTQMPMVAISGDVKIEGQVEIGTESPDRREAEKRKSDRASQQSPVYRDPEDEEGRGACSPDPYRELAEALKNMTKRREETYESMTEDLMQIHTDSAHALSQVSGNASEEEDEEEDDAVKASSQERTRQPASNQRVRSRAATRSLPKGERKLVTGSLYLQDADLEPWPLPWTRTPEGRLRRSASTTLLPEATIPKSRGTKEGKQFPILIKGAQAQYVPWASQDLDGLVARLPNLDEGAGKWIRMLEEETTGKLLALGDIKALLAKCVGSSKLNELLRAAHIRAIDIPDLDGHPFDRYRRDIWQGLRDEFPNRIDPRALKGEQMGEEENPATYIQKQLRKWKQELERDPEEDLLMTTLFRNAVVDAMPPLVKTKLEDVVGLNSKSHKEFCDHVTHAVRQYRSNELKLRNQEKELQRKLVQLQLEELARKKKTQAMVKDKDEEKDHAAMMAPVNVPVPMTQQPGAVTVQQIPGSGPQQPAPIVIYVKPEQQNRFGPRPGQGEQGRQNRGRNSCWGCGQQGHNRRDCPTNPWNTNQQQSSQWQAGQPQRPPWQGQRQQRPPGQEGQQQPQWQEQNQQGPPLAGPTKSTRTRTTATGTSQPMAWSRYRILGLPRRSYGEGSAPTDNGRC, encoded by the coding sequence ATGTCATCCACCCCTGTAGATTTGTTGGGGTCCAGATACCCGGTATGCAAAAATTCAATAGAAAGAATATCTAAAAAATGGGCCGCAAGAACCAAAAACTTGAGAACAATATGGCCAGAAAATGGTACCTTTGATGTAACAGTGTGTGAGGAAATGGAGGGattaattaaaaattataaaccAAAAGACAGTAGCAAAAAacgagaagaaaagagaaaattagAACAGGAAGTACTCAACCTGTTCAGAAACGAAGGagttaatttcctgaaaaatatgagaaaaataAGAGAAGTGTTAAAAAAGGATGATGAGAAGAATGAAGAAAACTTTGAGAAAATGACTCAGCCACCTCCCTATGAACCTCCCAGCCAAAAGTTAGAAAAGATACAAACATCAACCCAAATGCCAATGGTAGCAATATCAGGAGATGTCAAAATAGAGGGGCAGGTAGAAATAGGTACAGAATCACCTGATAGAAGGGaagcagaaaagagaaaaagtgaCAGGGCTAGTCAACAATCCCCAGTTTATAGAGACCCAGAAGATGAGGAAGGCAGAGGTGCATGCAGTCCTGATCCTTATAGAGAACTGGCAGAGGCActgaaaaacatgacaaagagACGTGAGGAGACCTACGAGAGTATGACAGAAGATCTAATGCAAATACATACAGATTCTGCACATGCTTTAAGTCAAGTTTCAGGCAACGCCTCAGAAGAAGAAGATGAGGAAGAAGACGATGCCGTAAAAGCCAGTAGCCAAGAAAGGACACGCCAGCCAGCGAGCAACCAAAGAGTCCGTTCGAGAGCGGCCACAAGAAGTCTGCCAAAAGGGGAGCGAAAGCTGGTCACAGGCAGTCTCTATCTCCAGGATGCAGACCTCGAACCGTGGCCACTGCCCTGGACCCGAACTCCAGAAGGGAGACTGAGAAGATCTGCAAGTACCACCCTCCTTCCTGAAGCCACAATACCGAAGTCACGCGGCACCAAAGAAGGGAAGCAGTTCCCCATACTGATAAAAGGGGCTCAAGCACAATACGTGCCATGGGCATCTCAAGACCTGGATGGACTGGTTGCACGTCTACCAAACCTAGATGAAGGGGCAGGCAAGTGGATAAGGATGCTGGAGGAGGAGACAACAGGGAAGCTATTGGCATTGGGGGATATCAAAGCACTCCTTGCCAAATGCGTGGGAAGTTCCAAGCTGAATGAACTTTTAAGAGCAGCACACATCCGAGCGATTGACATCCCAGATCTTGATGGACACCCATTCGACAGATATAGAAGGGATATATGGCAGGGGTTACGAGACGAATTTCCCAATCGCATCGATCCCAGAGCACTCAAGGGAGAACAGATGGGAGAAGAAGAGAACCCTGCCACATACATACAGAAACAACTGAGGAAGTGGAAGCAAGAACTTGAAAGAGATCCTGAAGAAGACTTATTGATGACGACATTGTTCAGGAATGCTGTTGTTGATGCAATGCCTCCGCTAGTTAAGACCAAGCTGGAAGATGTAGTGGGTCTGAACTCCAAGTCACATAAAGAGTTCTGTGATCATGTGACCCATGCAGTCAGACAGTATAGAAGTAATGAACTAAAGCTGAGGAACCAAGAAAAAGAACTTCAAAGAAAACTGGTACAGCTGCAGCTCGAAGAACTggcaagaaagaaaaagacgCAAGCCATGGTCAAAGACAAAGATGAAGAAAAAGATCATGCAGCAATGATGGCTCCAGTAAATGTCCCAGTTCCTATGACACAGCAACCGGGTGCAGTCACTGTGCAACAGATACCTGGAAGTGGACCTCAGCAGCCAGCACCTATCGTCATCTATGTGAAGCCTGAACAACAAAATAGATTTGGCCCAAGACCTGGGCAGGGAGAGCAAGGAAGACAGAATAGAGGAAGGAACTCATGCTGGGGATGTGGTCAACAGGGGCACAACAGAAGAGACTGTCCTACCAACCCTTGGAATACAAACCAGCAACAGAGTTCCCAATGGCAAGCAGGCCAACCACAACGACCTCCATGGCAAGGTCAGAGGCAGCAGCGACCCCCAGGGCAGGAAGGGCAACAGCAACCCCAATGGCAAGAGCAGAATCAACAGGGACCCCCGCTGGCAGGACCAACAAAATCAACCAGAACAAGGACAACAGCAACAGGGACCAGTCAACCCATGGCGTGGTCCAGATATCGGATACTAGGGCTGCCAAGAAGATCCTACGGGGAGGGGTCAGCACCCACTGATAACGGAAGATGCTGA